In the genome of Megalops cyprinoides isolate fMegCyp1 chromosome 7, fMegCyp1.pri, whole genome shotgun sequence, one region contains:
- the cxxc1a gene encoding CXXC-type zinc finger protein 1a: protein MDSEVSDFDQPMGIESSLEGENGENAPVYCICRKPDINCFMIGCDNCNEWFHGDCINVTEKMAKAIREWYCEKCRRKDDSLEIKYRPKKTREKETEQERLEKQRGTPDFKTDRRRGSRIKRSARMCGECEPCRRTEDCAQCDFCKDMKKFGGPNKIRQKCRLRQCEVRARKMLRVRDEEFSMMKEQDSLQRDGQLSDDYDEQEMELYHQYRAAGYDDHNMPWLSDEEDGPFLDPVLRKRAVKVKHVKRREKKSEKKKEEYKSRRHKQKQKHRDRVKHSERGEGRDSVGLRQCLGPSCVEAARPNSKYCSEDCGMKLAANRIYEILPQRIQQWQQSPCIAEEQGKKLLERIRREQQSARMRLTEMERRFHELESIIIKAKQQVVQQDEEVNEGDSDDTDLQIFCVSCSHPINPKVALRHMERCYAKYESQTSFGSMYPTRIEGATRLFCDVYNPQSKTYCKRLQVLCPEHSRDPKVPADEVCGCPLVRDVFEPTGEFCRVSKRKCNKHYCWEKLRRAEVDLERVRVWYKLDELFEQERNVRTAMTNRAGLLALMLHQTIQHDPLTTDLRSSKDR from the exons ATG GACAGTGAAGTGTCAGACTTCGATCAGCCGATGGGGATCGAGAGCAGTTTGGAGGGGGAAAACGGAGAGAATGCCCCGGTGTACTGCATCTGCCGAAAACCGGACATCAACTGTTTCATGAT AGGTTGTGACAACTGTAACGAGTGGTTTCATGGCGACTGCATCAATGTGACGGAGAAGATGGCCAAAGCAATCCGGGAGTGGTATTGTGAGAAGTGTCGGA GGAAAGACGACTCTCTGGAGATCAAGTACCGTCCCAAGAAGACTCGTGAGAAGGAGACAGAACAGGAGAGGCTGGAGAAGCAACGAGGCACGCCTGACTTCAAGACCGACCGGCGCCGCGGATCACGG ATCAAGCGCTCGGCCCGCATGTGTGGGGAGTGCGAGCCCTGCCGGCGCACAGAGGACTGCGCCCAGTGCGACTTCTGCAAGGACATGAAGAAGTTCGGGGGCCCCAACAAGATCCGGCAGAAGTGCCGTCTGAGGCAGTGCGAAGTGCGGGCCAGG AAGATGCTGCGTGTGCGGGATGAGGAGTTCTCCATGatgaaggagcaggactctcTGCAGAGGGACGGGCAGCTTTCTGACGATTACGACGAGCAGGAAATGGAGCTGTACCATCAGTACAGGGCGGCGGGATACGATGACCACAACATG ccgTGGCTCAGCGATGAGGAAGACGGGCCCTTCCTCGATCCTGTCCTGCGCAAGAGAGCCGTCAAGGTCAAACACGTGAAGAGGCGGGAGAAGAAATCGGAGAAGAAG AAGGAGGAGTACAAGTCGCGGCGGCacaagcagaagcagaagcaccGGGACCGGGTGAAGCACAGTGAACGCGGGGAGGGCCGGGACAGCGTGGGGCTCCGGCAGTGCCTGGGGCCCAGCTGCGTGGAGGCGGCGCGGCCCAACTCCAAGTACTGTTCCGAGGACTGCGGCATGAAGCTGGCTGCCAA CCGCATCTACGAGATCCTGCCACAGCGCATccagcagtggcagcagagcCCCTGCATCGCGGAGGAGCAGGGAAAGAAGCTTCTGGAAAGGATCCGCCGGGAGCAGCAGTCCGCCCGCATGCGCCTCACCGAGATGGAGAGGCGCTTCCACGAGCTGGAGAGCATCATCATCAAGGCCAAGCAGCAGGTGGTGCAGCAGGACGAGGAG GTAAACGAGGGGGACAGCGACGACACCGACCTACAGATCTTCTGCGTCTCCTGCAGTCACCCCATCAACCCCAAAGTGGCATTGAGACACATGGAGAGATGCTACGCCAAG TATGAGAGCCAGACATCCTTTGGTTCCATGTATCCCACACGCATTGAAGG TGCTACCAGGCTGTTCTGCGATGTGTATAACCCTCAGAGCAAGACCTACTGCAAGAGGCTGCAGGTCTTGTGTCCGGAGCACTCGAGAGACCCCAAG gtgCCAGCAGATGAGGTTTGTGGATGCCCCCTGGTACGGGACGTTTTTGAGCCCACCGGAGAGTTCTGCAGGGTGTCGAAGCGCAAGTGTAACAAGCACTACTGCTGGGAGAAGCTGAGGAGAGCTGAGGTGGACCTGGAGCGAGTCAGAGTG TGGTACAAGCTGGACGAGCTGTTCGAACAGGAGCGCAACGTGCGCACGGCCATGACGAACCGTGCCGGCCTGCTGGCCCTCATGCTGCACCAGACCATCCAGCATGACCCCCTCACCACCGACCTCCGCAGCAGCAAGGACAGATAA
- the zgc:113363 gene encoding myoD family inhibitor domain-containing protein: protein MSRGETEIMDVPQEGQARDAGQDVPPNVDSAEDPSAEPEETRTTEDHTESPSEEAPSSDRMGHESTDHSLTEDVSANEKCCLIPQHASTPNHIVRTDAPTRKSPAPGLQNGHTPPRGVANGALPVCTPPTVSGGHPGWPSAQSPKSSAPVHPDKKRLPSTSTNSQHSLKTTAAQIQQVAGDDCCVHCVLACLFCELLSLCSVLAQCLACGRGCETLCCCGGGATGGVACGEEACSAGLDCGMLEDCCESSDCLEICLECCSICFPA from the exons ATGTCTCGGGGTGAGACAGAAATCATGGATGTGCCACAGGAGGGACAGGCGAGAGACGCGGGCCAGGATGTGCCTCCGAACGTGGACAGCGCTGAGGATCCCAGCGCAGAACCAGAGGAAACCAGAACTACAGAGGACCACACAG AATCTCCCTCAGAGGAGGCCCCGAGCTCTGACAGAATGGGTCACGAGAGCACTGATCACTCTTTGACTGAAGATGTCTCGGCCAATGAGAAGTGCTGTCTCATTCCTCAACATGCGTCAACACCCAATCACATAGTGAGGACAG ATGCACCTACCAGGAAGAGCCCTGCGCCTGGCCTGCAGAATGGCCACACCCCTCCGAGGGGAGTCGCCAATGGAGCCCTGCCCGTTTGCACTCCCCCGACCGTCTCCGGCGGCCACCCAGGGTGGCCCTCCGCGCAGTCTCCCAAATCCAGCGCGCCCGTCCATCCGGACAAGAAGCGGCTGCcatccacctccaccaacaGCCAGCACAGCCTCAAAACCACCGCTGCCCAGATCCAGCAAGTGGCAGGAGACG ACTGCTGCGTACATTGTGTTCTGGCCTGCCTCTTCTGtgagctgctgtctctgtgctctgtgctggcacAGTGCCTAGCCTGTGGGCGGGGCTGTGAGACATTGTGCTGCTGTGGGGGCGGAGCCACAGGAGGCGTGGCCTGCGGAGAGGAAGCCTGCTCGGCCGGGTTGGATTGTGGGATGCTGGAAGACTGCTGCGAGTCCTCCGACTGTCTGGAGATCTGTCTGGAGTGCTGCTCCATCTGTTTCCCTGCTTAG